The following are encoded in a window of Hirundo rustica isolate bHirRus1 chromosome 23, bHirRus1.pri.v3, whole genome shotgun sequence genomic DNA:
- the ST3GAL4 gene encoding CMP-N-acetylneuraminate-beta-galactosamide-alpha-2,3-sialyltransferase 4 isoform X2, whose product MGESKALEVPQVTSHNESSGPRLIPFLLIKMINKSRGKILGVLALFLVMVWYSIYREDSFYFPVQENNKTTCPLGELEKKAAQLIRNYTRDHPLFLQLKDYFWVKTPSLYELPYGTKGSEDVLLRLLSITHYSVPESIQSLKCRKCVVVGNGHRLRNSSMGDTINSYDVVIRLNNAPVHGYEQDVGSKTTMRLFYPESAHFDPRTENNPDTLLVLVPFKPMDFQWMEAILNDKKRVRNGFWKQPPLIWNADLEQVRILNPYYMEVTAAKLLNLPLKQPRKIKQKPTTGLLAITLALHFCDLVHIAGFGYPDSTNKKQTIHYYEQITLKSMAGSEHNVSHEAVAIKRMLELGLVRNLTYF is encoded by the exons ATGGGTGAATCCAAGGCGTTGGAGGTTCCCCAA gtgaCCAGCCACAATGAGAGCTCCGGCCCTCGCCTGATCCCTTTCCTGCTGATAAAAATGATCAACAAGTCTC GAGGGAAGATACTCGGGGTGCTGGCGCTGTTTCTGGTGATGGTTTGGTACTCGATCTACCGGGAAGACAG cttttatttcccTGTGCAAGAAAACAACAAGACAACGTGTCCTCTTggggagctggaaaaaaaagcGGCGCAGCTCATCAGGAA CTACACCAGGGACCACCCACTCTTCTTGCAGCTGAAGGACTATTTTTGGGTGAAGACGCCGTCGCTCTACGAGCTGCCCTACGGCACCAAGGGAAGTG AAGACGTCCTCCTGCGCTTGCTGTCCATCACCCACTACTCCGTGCCTGAGAGCATTCAGAG CCTGAAGTGCCGGAAGTGTGTCGTGGTGGGCAACGGCCACCGGCTCCGCAACAGCTCCATGGGGGACACCATCAACAGCTACGATGTGGTGATCAG GCTGAACAACGCCCCGGTCCACGGTTATGAGCAGGACGTGGGCTCCAAGACCACCATGCGCCTCTTCTACCCGGAGTCAGCCCACTTCGACCCCCGGACCGAGAACAACCCCGACACGCTGCTGGTGCTCGTGCCCTTCAAGCCCATGGACTTCCAGTGGATGGAGGCCATCCTTAACGACAAGAAGAGG GTTCGGAATGGGTTTTGGAAACAGCCGCCGTTGATCTGGAACGCCGACCTGGAGCAAGTGCGCATCCTCAATCCCTACTACATGGAAGTAACTGCTGCTAAACTGCTCAACCTCCCCTTGAAGCAACCACGGAAGATCAAACAG AAGCCCACCACAGGGCTGCTGGCCATCACCTTGGCACTGCACTTCTGTGACCTGGTGCACATCGCGGGCTTCGGCTACCCCGATTCGACCAACAAGAAGCAAACCATCCACTACTACGAACAGATCACGCTCAAGTCCATGGCC GGGTCGGAGCACAACGTGTCACACGAGGCCGTGGCCATCAAGCGGATGCTGGAGCTGGGACTCGTCAGGAACCTCACCTACTTCTGA
- the ST3GAL4 gene encoding CMP-N-acetylneuraminate-beta-galactosamide-alpha-2,3-sialyltransferase 4 isoform X1 — translation MGESKALEVPQVTSHNESSGPRLIPFLLIKMINKSRGKILGVLALFLVMVWYSIYREDRYTQLFYFPVQENNKTTCPLGELEKKAAQLIRNYTRDHPLFLQLKDYFWVKTPSLYELPYGTKGSEDVLLRLLSITHYSVPESIQSLKCRKCVVVGNGHRLRNSSMGDTINSYDVVIRLNNAPVHGYEQDVGSKTTMRLFYPESAHFDPRTENNPDTLLVLVPFKPMDFQWMEAILNDKKRVRNGFWKQPPLIWNADLEQVRILNPYYMEVTAAKLLNLPLKQPRKIKQKPTTGLLAITLALHFCDLVHIAGFGYPDSTNKKQTIHYYEQITLKSMAGSEHNVSHEAVAIKRMLELGLVRNLTYF, via the exons ATGGGTGAATCCAAGGCGTTGGAGGTTCCCCAA gtgaCCAGCCACAATGAGAGCTCCGGCCCTCGCCTGATCCCTTTCCTGCTGATAAAAATGATCAACAAGTCTC GAGGGAAGATACTCGGGGTGCTGGCGCTGTTTCTGGTGATGGTTTGGTACTCGATCTACCGGGAAGACAGGTACACACAGCT cttttatttcccTGTGCAAGAAAACAACAAGACAACGTGTCCTCTTggggagctggaaaaaaaagcGGCGCAGCTCATCAGGAA CTACACCAGGGACCACCCACTCTTCTTGCAGCTGAAGGACTATTTTTGGGTGAAGACGCCGTCGCTCTACGAGCTGCCCTACGGCACCAAGGGAAGTG AAGACGTCCTCCTGCGCTTGCTGTCCATCACCCACTACTCCGTGCCTGAGAGCATTCAGAG CCTGAAGTGCCGGAAGTGTGTCGTGGTGGGCAACGGCCACCGGCTCCGCAACAGCTCCATGGGGGACACCATCAACAGCTACGATGTGGTGATCAG GCTGAACAACGCCCCGGTCCACGGTTATGAGCAGGACGTGGGCTCCAAGACCACCATGCGCCTCTTCTACCCGGAGTCAGCCCACTTCGACCCCCGGACCGAGAACAACCCCGACACGCTGCTGGTGCTCGTGCCCTTCAAGCCCATGGACTTCCAGTGGATGGAGGCCATCCTTAACGACAAGAAGAGG GTTCGGAATGGGTTTTGGAAACAGCCGCCGTTGATCTGGAACGCCGACCTGGAGCAAGTGCGCATCCTCAATCCCTACTACATGGAAGTAACTGCTGCTAAACTGCTCAACCTCCCCTTGAAGCAACCACGGAAGATCAAACAG AAGCCCACCACAGGGCTGCTGGCCATCACCTTGGCACTGCACTTCTGTGACCTGGTGCACATCGCGGGCTTCGGCTACCCCGATTCGACCAACAAGAAGCAAACCATCCACTACTACGAACAGATCACGCTCAAGTCCATGGCC GGGTCGGAGCACAACGTGTCACACGAGGCCGTGGCCATCAAGCGGATGCTGGAGCTGGGACTCGTCAGGAACCTCACCTACTTCTGA